Genomic window (ANME-2 cluster archaeon):
CAAATGGCCTGGTTTCCAGTCATGACCGCAAGGTCCTTATCCTCGGGGAGGAAGCAAAACAGGTCTGCGAAGGACTTGACCCCACAGATGCCGCTCATTTTATTGACAATAGAGGGAACGAACTTGATACGATTATACTGGTTGGCGAGCGGATGCGAAACATTCAGGGCGGGAACGTCCGGACTGCCGCCAGCCTTGAAAGTGCCATCGAGATGGCTGAATCACTGACCAGCGAAAATGATATTATTATTTCATGCATCAAATGCTTTAGATAAAAGAGGAAATTACCATGAGCCCTGTACCCTTAACCAAAGAACCCACCATTTTGCACCCCAGACCCAGTTCCATCGTGGCAGCTCTGTACACGTTGCGTGACCTTGACGTGGACGTGGTCATACTCCACGGCCCGCCCGGTTGCAGTTTCAAACATGCCAGGCTCCTGGAAGAGGATGGGCTGCGAGTGGTGACCACTGCCCTTGACGAATCAGGTTTCGTGTTCGGTGGCCATGAACAGCTGGTCGACCTGCTGAGGCGGGTCATTGAGATGTTCAACCCGAAACGGATAGGCATCGTGGGAACCTGTGCCAGCATGATAATCGGAGAAGAACTGCACGATGCAGTGCTTGAGGTAAATCCCGACGTGCCTGTTATCGAAGTGGAAGTACATGCAGGTTATCCCAACAATACCAAAGGTGTTATCATTACCCTGGAATCGGCACTTGCCGCCGGTATACTCAGCGAGGAGGAGTTCCAGCGCCAGAAGATACTGTTAAAGGAGGCAACCGAGGTCGAGAAACGGCACGGTGCTGCCAGCAAGGCATACCTGGAACCCAGCCGTGGCGATACCAAGTATACGGTAGCAAAGCGCATTATCCAGTTGCTCAAGGAAGGCAAGAAAGGTATCACCATCCTGAACGCCAAAAAGGAAACCGGGTACATGTTCGCTGATATCAATGTGGCAGTGAACCAGGCCGCCAGGGAACTGGGTTCGACATCAGAAATAATCAATATGGCGAACCTGGACGAGAACCTGGGCCTGGACAGGGTCAGGGACCATGCCCGCAATATCAACCGCGACCTTAAGGAAATGGGTATTGAGATACATGAGGTCATAGGCGGGCTG
Coding sequences:
- the cfbD gene encoding Ni-sirohydrochlorin a,c-diamide reductive cyclase catalytic subunit; this translates as MSPVPLTKEPTILHPRPSSIVAALYTLRDLDVDVVILHGPPGCSFKHARLLEEDGLRVVTTALDESGFVFGGHEQLVDLLRRVIEMFNPKRIGIVGTCASMIIGEELHDAVLEVNPDVPVIEVEVHAGYPNNTKGVIITLESALAAGILSEEEFQRQKILLKEATEVEKRHGAASKAYLEPSRGDTKYTVAKRIIQLLKEGKKGITILNAKKETGYMFADINVAVNQAARELGSTSEIINMANLDENLGLDRVRDHARNINRDLKEMGIEIHEVIGGLDEYPIAGETVNRLLAGKYQGFDFAVITGVPHAIPMDNMQGMEVISVTNGPRQVVPLKEMGHEHVVVEIDLHPKTLGVSTIIESEFGATLRQLVREEKE